A single Eubalaena glacialis isolate mEubGla1 chromosome 18, mEubGla1.1.hap2.+ XY, whole genome shotgun sequence DNA region contains:
- the PLEKHF1 gene encoding pleckstrin homology domain-containing family F member 1 has protein sequence MVDYLANTEINSQRIAAVESCFGASGQPLALPGRVLLGEGVLTKECRKKAKPRIFFLFNDILVYGSIVLNKRKYRSQHIIPLEEVTLELLPETLQAKNRWMIKTAKKSFVVSAASATERQEWISHIEECVRRQLLATGLQPSTEHAAPWIPDKATDICMRCTQTRFSALTRRHHCRKCGFVVCAECSRERFLLPRLSPKPLRVCSLCFRELAAQKRKEEAEELGTGSTGKPAYLAGAVCGASSGDEDDSDEDREGSGDGDWPSRVEFYASGVSWSSFHS, from the coding sequence ATGGTGGACTACCTGGCGAACACGGAGATCAACAGCCAGCGCATCGCGGCTGTTGAGAGCTGCTTCGGGGCATCGGGGCAGCCACTGGCCCTGCCGGGCCGAGTGCTGCTGGGTGAGGGCGTCCTGACCAAGGAGTGCCGCAAGAAGGCCAAACCGCGCATCTTCTTCCTCTTCAACGACATCCTGGTGTACGGCAGCATCGTGCTCAACAAGCGCAAGTACCGCAGCCAACATATCATTCCGCTGGAGGAGGTGACGCTGGAGCTGCTGCCTGAGACCCTGCAGGCCAAGAACCGCTGGATGATCAAGACGGCCAAGAAGTCCTTCGTGGTGTCAGCCGCCTCCGCCACCGAGCGCCAGGAGTGGATCAGCCATATCGAGGAGTGTGTGCGGCGGCAGCTGCTGGCCACGGGCCTCCAGCCCAGCACGGAGCACGCGGCGCCCTGGATCCCCGACAAGGCCACGGACATCTGCATGCGCTGCACGCAGACGCGCTTCTCGGCGCTCACCCGACGGCACCACTGCCGCAAATGCGGCTTTGTGGTCTGTGCCGAGTGCTCCCGCGAGCGCTTCCTCCTGCCGCGCCTCTCGCCCAAGcccctgcgcgtctgcagcctctGCTTCCGCGAGCTGGCCGCCCAGAAGCGgaaggaggaggcggaggagctGGGCACCGGGTCCACGGGGAAGCCGGCCTACCTGGCCGGGGCCGTCTGCGGAGCGTCCAGTGGAGACGAGGATGACTCAGACGAGGACAGGGAGGGCAGTGGGGATGGTGACTGGCCCAGCCGCGTGGAGTTCTACGCCTCGGGAGTCTCCTGGTCGTCCTTCCACAGCTGA